The following DNA comes from Nicotiana sylvestris chromosome 10, ASM39365v2, whole genome shotgun sequence.
CGTATCTTTAAACACTGTCGGCCAGAAGAATCCAGCCTCTAGCACTTTTGCCGTTGTCCTAAcgcctccaaagtgtccaccatacgccgatgcgtgacaagcctgcaaaacaaaAAATTGCTCTATCTCGGGGACGCATCTCCGGATCATATTATCAAGGCATATTCTaaacagataaggttcatcccagtaatacTGGCGGCTTTCATGAAAAAATCTTTTCCTTTGGACCGATGAAAGGTCGTGAGGAACAATACCACTGGCTAGGTAATTAGCAAAGTCTGCATTCATTGCGCTTTCTGATGAGTGGTGGCGAGCAGCTGCTCGTCTAGAAAAGTTTCCAGTATTTCCTCAACCTCAACCTCAACTacattttcagctccctcaagtcgtgatagatgatcagcgacttgattctcagtgcccttacggtcacgaatctcaagatcgaactcttgcaATAGCAACACCCAACAAATCAGGCGTGGCTTagattctttcttttctattaagtacctgagagctgcatggtcagtatatacaattaccttggaCCCTATCAGGTAGGATCGAAACTTGTCAAACGCAAACACTACAACcaacatctccttttcagtcacagtgtagttcaactagtctccactcagcgttctactagcatagtagattgggtACATCAGTTTGTTTTTCCACTGGCCCAGCACTGCTCCCACTGCatagtcactggcatcacacattAGTTCGGACGGTTGCTCCtagttgggggcaacaatgatgggtgttgtgaccaGTCTCTTTTTCAACTCTTCAAATGCTACCctacaatcatcagaaaacaaaaatgggtgatctttttctaacaacttacagagagggttggcgattttggagaagtcttttatgaacctccAGTAAAAACCGGCATGTCCAAGGAAGCTTATGATGGCTTTGACTGAAGTTGGTGGAGGCAGCTTTGCTATTACATCAACTTTCGTGCGATCCACCTCTATTCCCTTGCTTGACACCctgtgccccaagactatgccttcttgtaccatgaaatggcacttctcccagttcagaaCCAAGTTAGTCTCGATGCACCATTTAAGCACACACGTCAGATTtatcaggcactcatcaaatgaattccccacaactgagaagtcatccatgaacacctccattatgtcctcaaccatgtcagtgaatatggccattatgcaccgttggaatgttgcataggccaaagggcatccgtcTAAAGGCATAAATGACATACGGGCATGTGAatgaggtcttctctctgtcctccggTGCAATGGAGATCTGATTGTACCTTGAGTACCCATCTAGAaaacagaagtgtgacctccctgccaatctgtccaacatctgatcaattaagggaagtgggaagtggtctttccgggtggctagattcaactttcgatagtccatacaaattctctagcctgtgacggttcttgttgagatcaattcattattttcatttgtcacaaccgtcatgccaccctttttaggaacacattgcactgggctcacccagctgctgtcagagattgggaaaataattcccgcatccaaccactttatcacctccttcttcaccacttccttcatgttggggttcagcctcctctgatgttccctggaaggtttgtgcccctcttccagcagaatcttGTGCATGCAGTAGGCGGAGCTGATCCCCttgatgtctgccatggtccacctcATGGCAGTTTTGCACTCCTTTAGTACCTATAAAAGTTTTTGAACCTACACGTCTAACAAattagatgagataataacaggtaatgtggagtcaggtcccagaaattcatacctgaggtgggctggcaatggctttaactccagctttggtggttcttcaatggatggcttagctggaggagtttctctcttTTCTAAGTGCGAGGGCTCAAACTCTAGATTTCTCTCCCAGAACCCTGTACCTTCCAATGCCAACACTCATTCCGCCAAATCCTCACCATTCACTTCATCTAAGTTCATCAAACATGCAGCAAGGGGGTCCTCAATTGTCAATACCTCATCATCGGACTCTACAattacatccacggcatcaataagagagcaattggcaaactcgcttggtcgcctcatagacttctgcacattgaatgttatttcCTCATCATTGAGTCTCATTTTGAGCTCCCCAGTCTCACAGTCAATCAGAGCTCTCCCcgtggccaagaatggtcttcctaagattataggaatctcttcatccactttgcaatccaagatcacaaaatctgaagggaacacaaatttccccacCTGAATAAGCACATCATCAAGGATACCGAATGGACGCTTCACAGTCCTGTcggccagctgcaacaacatggatgtgggtctagctctcccaatgcccaacctcttatagatagccaggggcataagattaatgCTGGCCCCTAAATCACATAGCGCCTTAGCAAAGGCGAAattcccaatagtgcatggaattgtaaagctaCCTAGATCAGACAGCTTTTCAGCAATAAGTCTCgtcaccactgcactacaggTCTGAGTAAGTGTAACCGTAGCCAAGTCTTGAAAATCAAATTTCCGGGACATCAAATACTTCATCATTTTTGCGTACCCAGGCATCTCCTTTAAAGCTTCAATCagtggaatatttacctggatttgtttgagCATTTCAAAGAACTTTTTATACTGCTCCTCCTTTTGATGCTTGGCCAGCCTCTGTGGAAAGGGTGCAGGAGGTATCTTCTTCCCAATCACTTGAGACTTCTCTTTATCAGCTACTATTTCAACTACTGGCTCAGCTACTTTCTCGGTCTCCTACTGAATGTTCTTTTCTTCCTGAGCAGGCTGGACTGTCACCTCTGTCAGTATCGTAGACTCATCCAGCTCAATGAGCACTGGAATGAATGTCTCAGCCTGTATATTTTCTCGGGCTCTCTCTTGTTCTACATCTAGATCCCTGCCATTACGGAGACTCACCGCTATTAGCTGCTTTAGGCCCTGATCTTTTGGATTAATCTGGGTGTCTGCATGTAATGTCCCCAgaggacgattgttcagagacattgaaatttggcccaattgcacttcaatatttttgattgctgcgtcatgtgcatctactctttcatttatttttgcattgGACCCAATAACCTGTTGCATCATTGCTTCAAGTCTAGTGAACCCATCTtcttgccttccaccatgctgTTGTTGAGGTGGGGGATACCCTTGCTGCTGATTGTTGTACCCCTGTGGCCTTGgataaggtgccatattgttggaaggtctcatacctcccatgctTCCAGCGTTGTACTGTGGCTGAGATGGTCTGTATGGCTACTGAGTTTGCTGACCCCAGTTCAGATTGCCTTGTCTCTGCCTCCATAGTTTgacacatagttcatgtctttagggtgctgatgatgatgatcatgttctgcattccaaggattaccaactggctgactaatgcaagatgtgcacaagcccccattggtagtatctacaatgtgcacTTGCTGTTTCTGCCCTGAttcctccacctttttggtgagtatgctcatcTGTGTCAAGAGGGTTG
Coding sequences within:
- the LOC138879585 gene encoding uncharacterized protein — its product is MAPYPRPQGYNNQQQGYPPPQQQHGGRQEDGFTRLEAMMQQVIGSNAKINERVDAHDAAIKNIEVQLGQISMSLNNRPLGTLHADTQINPKDQGLKQLIAVSLRNGRDLDVEQERARENIQAETFIPVLIELDESTILTEETEKVAEPVVEIVADKEKSQVIGKKIPPAPFPQRLAKHQKEEQYKKFFEMLKQIQVNIPLIEALKEMPGYAKMMKYLMSRKFDFQDLATVTLTQTCSAVVTRLIAEKLSDLGSFTIPCTIGNFAFAKALCDLGASINLMPLAIYKRLGIGRARPTSMLLQLADRTVKRPFGILDDVLIQVGKFVFPSDFVILDCKVDEEIPIILGRPFLATGRALIDCETGELKMRLNDEEITFNVQKSMRRPSEFANCSLIDAVDVIVESDDEVLTIEDPLAACLMNLDEVNGEDLAE